One Papaver somniferum cultivar HN1 chromosome 10, ASM357369v1, whole genome shotgun sequence genomic window carries:
- the LOC113318345 gene encoding uncharacterized protein LOC113318345 encodes MMVDTRSRKRKVPKKSGTSVSIVGNGIAKETSLLPADNIGTLEKEIIALVETPVSMEEECIVKENAASVENAVNMEESLVADNIVRVEEEGNDANEKAALGETPVSMEEEHSARENAASVETAVNMEEENNVSEKAALVETPVSMEENIVKERTSENPGPVSNPLEGTIVAAQDVTTLEEGIDLSQYFKTDEVFGSRDAVIQWCQEVGRKNNTVLVIKTSKNRLTGKGRSTCTIELGCERGGVYKSHKSKNHTPKTGVKRKRSIGSKKCGCPFSVRGTCKSDNKWSIFVRCGRHNHEVESTTAEDPLIRRLKEEEELLLAQLTTCGVRPKQVLKALKERNKENHSTIRTIYNARAKLRVHEMEGKSVMQQIIKLSTQFHYLEWHKKDEVTDELKNIMWSHPESTLLVKCFPSVLMVDSAYKINRFKLPYFHVVGFSSTGHSFTVAHAFLEEESEENFGWLLTQLKSLFFPDNLPSIFVTLGEPLLVKVIGAVFPGANRLLCTSYIEQDIVSNCKKAFESEDTWNEFYNDWERVWKAKSKEDCEHYYAQFETTWMTRNTSCVTYLRDTWLKHKESFCLAWTQNMKHFGNTIINRLKSEHGPLKKSMASSAGSFFTCWEAMHNMINRQIFQIKSSFEKSLISVLDEHQIPAFEELRNHVSHYALELMRLEVNQSEDLETDVTACKCSFRSTHGIPCAHELMKYTQEGRPVPLSVIDEHWKQLSIVPLLEKKTEFDCLAEVHLLRQRWIKASESERHVVVEMMKELATTWS; translated from the exons ATGATGGTGGATACTcgatcaagaaaaagaaaagtgcCGAAGAAATCAGGTACTTCAGTAAGCATTGTGGGAAATGGAATTGCCAAGGAAACATCTTTGTTGCCGGCGGATAACATTGGAACCTTGGAGAAGGAGATCATTGCATTAGTGGAGACTCCAGTAAGCATGGAGGAAGAGTGCATTGTGAAGGAGAATGCTGCATCAGTTGAAAATGCAGTAAACATGGAGGAGTCTTTGGTGGCGGATAACATTGTAAGGGTGGAGGAGGAGGGGAACGATGCGAATGAGAAAGCTGCATTAGGGGAGACCCCAGTAAGCATGGAGGAAGAGCACTCTGCGAGGGAGAATGCTGCATCAGTTGAAACTGCAGTAAACATGGAGGAGGAGAACAATGTGAGTGAGAAAGCTGCATTAGTGGAGACTCCAGTAAGCATGGAGGAGAACATTGTGAAGGAGAGAACTTCCGAG AACCCAGGACCAGTAAGTAATCCATTGGAAGGGACCATCGTTGCCGCACAGGATGTTACGACCTTGGAGGAGGGGATTGACTTGTCTCAGTATTTCAAGACTGATGAG GTATTCGGCTCACGAGATGCAGTCATTCAATGGTGTCAAGAGGTTGGAAGGAAGAACAATACAGTACTTGTGATTAAGACGTCCAAAAACAGATTAACGGGCAAGGGTCGTTCCACCTGTACAATTGAGCTTGGATGCGAGAGGGGTGGTGTTTACAAGAGCCATAAGAGTAAGAACCACACACCAAAGACTGGAGTTAAACGGAAAAGATCCATTGGTTCTAAAAAGTGTGGTTGTCCATTTAGTGTGAGGGGTACGTGTAAGTCTGATAACAAATGGAGTATTTTTGTAAGGTGTGGAAGACATAACCACGAGGTTGAAAGCACAACAGCAGAAGACCCACTTATCAGGcgtttgaaagaagaagaagagctacTATTGGCTCAGTTGACCACATGTGGTGTTCGTCCTAAACAGGTACTCAAGGCATTGAAAGAGAGGAATAAAGAAAATCACTCGACCATTAGAACCATATATAATGCAAGGGCAAAATTAAGAGTGCATGAAATGGAAGGAAAATCAGTGATGCAACAAATAATTAAGTTGTCAACCCAATTCCATTATCTGGAATGGCACAAGAAGGATGAAGTAACAGACGAGTTGAAGAATATAATGTGGTCTCATCCAGAGTCAACTTTATTGGTAAAATGTTTCCCATCAGTGCTAATGGTTGATTCCGCCTATAAGATCAATAGGTTTAAGCTTCCCTATTTTCATGTGGTCGGGTTCAGTTCTACAGGACATTCTTTCACAGTTGCACACGCGTTCCTGGAAGAGGAGTCAGAGGAAAACTTTGGCTGGTTATTGACGCAACTGAAGTCGTTATTTTTTCCAGATAATTTGCCTTCCATCTTTGTAACTTTGGGGGAGCCTCTGTTGGTAAAAGTAATTGGTGCTGTATTCCCAGGAGCGAACAGGTTACTTTGCACATCTTACATAGAACAAGATATTGTAAGCAATTGCAAGAAGGCATTTGAGAGTGAAGACACCTGGAATGAATTCTACAATGACTGGGAGCGTGTTTGGAAAGCAAAGTCAAAGGAAGACTGTGAACATTATTATGCACAGTTCGAAACAACGTGGATGACGAGAAACACTTCATGCGTTACATACCTGCGTGACACGTGGTTAAAGCATAAGGAGAGCTTTTGTTTGGCCTGGACACAAAATATGAAGCACTTTGGTAACACTATAATAAATAGACTTAAAAGTGAGCATGGTCCTTTGAAGAAGTCTATGGCGTCTTCAGCTGGTAGTTTCTTTACTTGTTGGGAAGCAATGCACAATATGATAAACAGACAGATTTTTCAGATTAAATCCTCCTTTGAGAAGAGCTTGATTTCAGTGTTGGATGAACATCAGATACCTGCTTTCGAGGAATTGAGAAACCACGTATCTCACTATGCATTGGAACTTATGCGATTGGAAGTCAACCAATCAGAAGATTTGGAGACAGATGTTACCGCTTGCAAATGTTCATTTCGCTCTACGCATGGAATTCCTTGTGCGCACGAGTTAATGAAGTACACCCAAGAGGGAAGGCCTGTCCCTCTTTCTGTGATTGACGAACACTGGAAACAGCTTTCTATAGTACCTTTACTGGAAAAGAAGACTGAATTTGATTGCCTAGCAGAAGTACATCTACTACGGCAAAGATGGATAAAAGCATCTGAATCTGAACGGCACGTAGTAGTTGAAATGATGAAAGAACTCGCAACTACTTGGTCTTAG